One genomic window of Piscinibacter gummiphilus includes the following:
- a CDS encoding ERCC4 domain-containing protein → MARIIVDSRESRSGLTSLLSDLGADVVSEELECADYVLADGFGVERKAANDFVVSIMDRRLFSQAATMKEAYKRVVIVVEGSLQGVRSAIAPEALQGALSWLAILEGIHVVQTSTTRETAQMLLTMQRHAIEGLGYEIALRGGKPKDRSVMARYLVEGLPGVGPGAAAKLLAHFGSAHAVFTASSDQLRAVAGIGPKTVSSIRETLEFDTRLGESTK, encoded by the coding sequence ATGGCACGCATCATTGTCGATAGCAGGGAGTCCCGCAGCGGTTTGACGTCGCTGCTATCGGACCTCGGAGCGGACGTTGTGAGCGAAGAGCTCGAATGTGCAGACTATGTCCTAGCCGATGGATTCGGCGTGGAAAGGAAGGCCGCAAACGACTTCGTGGTCAGCATCATGGACCGGCGGCTTTTCAGCCAGGCCGCGACTATGAAGGAAGCGTACAAGCGCGTGGTGATCGTTGTCGAAGGGAGCTTACAAGGCGTTCGATCCGCGATTGCGCCTGAGGCTCTACAGGGTGCGCTGTCGTGGCTTGCGATCCTCGAAGGTATTCATGTCGTGCAGACAAGCACCACTCGAGAGACAGCCCAAATGTTGCTGACGATGCAGCGCCATGCTATCGAAGGCCTTGGCTATGAGATCGCCCTCCGCGGCGGCAAGCCAAAAGATCGTTCGGTTATGGCCAGGTACTTGGTCGAAGGACTGCCAGGTGTCGGACCCGGCGCTGCAGCGAAATTGCTCGCGCACTTTGGAAGCGCGCATGCAGTCTTTACCGCATCTTCTGATCAGCTACGCGCTGTCGCAGGTATAGGCCCCAAGACCGTTTCAAGCATTAGGGAAACGCTGGAGTTCGACACACGGCTCGGAGAATCAACGAAGTAG
- a CDS encoding S8 family serine peptidase: MEKRKVRAQVERLLDESGDTTLSIIVQGRTPHLSSAVANAAASAARTRSISAASDLLPEAYRRGAVRRSSQIERTASAVASLKSAGITAIEPIQKGTFINSSRLARRADQRGKPRPLALAGAAAMEIHRDDLAKLPVELPEALAVFANRRVPVPPKMKPRSVNQAIVGRSTHAWGLESSGALATWGAFEARGQGTRVAVLDTGVEPDHSDLHGKVLQFAEFDEQGNIVKKGIKHARDVDGHGTHVCGTIAGGRESGRWIGMAPEAKLLVGKVLGRNGGTDEQILQGIEWAIRSSAGVINLSLGGLSFEPGVLDTYTSMVLAARQAGIPVIAAIGNDGHQTSGNPGNDFFALAVGAHDVTDRVAAFSGGRTQIVRQSDVIPDRDLPLIFSKPDLAAPGVEVLSCAGKTKWDYASGTSMACPHVAGAAALLLSRTPAARGGAPLLELDGWERSERVIQLLVGSVVDLGENGQDHRFGHGRLCVLRAYSKAVELGYLPGA; the protein is encoded by the coding sequence ATGGAGAAGCGCAAGGTACGAGCACAGGTCGAACGGCTGCTGGACGAGTCAGGCGACACGACGCTCAGCATCATTGTTCAGGGCCGAACGCCGCACCTCAGCAGCGCGGTGGCCAACGCGGCAGCATCTGCTGCCCGCACGCGCTCGATCAGCGCTGCAAGCGATCTTCTCCCTGAAGCGTATCGGAGAGGTGCGGTGCGTCGAAGCTCACAGATCGAACGAACAGCATCCGCGGTCGCATCGCTGAAGAGTGCCGGGATCACGGCCATCGAACCGATCCAGAAAGGCACTTTCATCAACTCCTCCCGGCTGGCGAGGAGAGCGGATCAGCGGGGGAAACCGAGACCGCTGGCACTCGCTGGTGCCGCAGCAATGGAGATCCACCGCGACGACCTGGCCAAGCTACCCGTTGAGCTGCCGGAGGCGTTGGCCGTCTTCGCGAACCGGCGCGTGCCTGTACCACCGAAGATGAAGCCACGGTCGGTGAATCAAGCCATTGTTGGCCGGTCGACGCACGCATGGGGTTTGGAGTCGAGCGGTGCGCTGGCAACTTGGGGCGCCTTCGAAGCCAGGGGCCAGGGCACACGGGTGGCGGTGCTCGACACCGGTGTTGAGCCGGACCACTCTGACCTGCACGGCAAGGTGTTGCAGTTCGCCGAGTTCGACGAGCAGGGAAACATCGTGAAGAAGGGCATCAAGCACGCTCGCGATGTTGACGGGCACGGCACGCACGTCTGCGGGACGATCGCCGGCGGACGCGAGAGTGGGCGCTGGATCGGCATGGCGCCCGAGGCAAAGCTCCTGGTGGGGAAGGTTCTGGGTCGCAACGGGGGCACGGACGAGCAGATCCTGCAGGGCATCGAATGGGCCATCCGCAGCTCGGCAGGGGTGATCAACCTCAGCCTGGGCGGCCTTTCATTCGAGCCAGGCGTGCTGGACACGTACACGAGCATGGTGCTGGCGGCGCGCCAGGCCGGCATTCCGGTCATTGCGGCGATCGGAAACGATGGTCACCAGACCAGCGGGAACCCTGGGAACGACTTCTTCGCCCTGGCCGTCGGCGCGCACGACGTGACGGATAGGGTCGCTGCCTTCAGCGGCGGCCGCACGCAAATCGTTCGCCAAAGCGATGTCATTCCGGATCGAGACCTACCGCTGATCTTCAGCAAGCCGGATTTGGCTGCGCCAGGCGTCGAAGTTTTGTCATGCGCCGGCAAGACGAAGTGGGACTACGCGAGCGGCACCTCAATGGCCTGCCCACACGTGGCCGGTGCGGCCGCGCTCCTGCTCAGCCGCACGCCTGCGGCTCGCGGTGGGGCGCCGCTTTTGGAACTGGACGGCTGGGAGCGGTCGGAACGGGTCATCCAGCTTCTGGTCGGTAGCGTGGTCGATCTGGGGGAAAACGGCCAAGATCACCGCTTCGGGCATGGCCGCCTGTGCGTTTTAAGGGCTTATTCCAAGGCGGTAGAGCTCGGCTACCTGCCTGGGGCTTGA